A single window of Lysobacter oculi DNA harbors:
- a CDS encoding efflux RND transporter permease subunit: protein MIGKLIDWSLRNRIFVLFGGLLLLLWGTFEARRMPVDVFPDLTAPSVTVVTEAHGMAPEEVETLVAFPLETALNGAPGVRRVRSTNSVGIGVVTVEFDWGTDIYQARQIVAERIATVRGQLPPDIPEPTLAPITSIMGEIMFIALHSDKHTPMELKTAADFVLRRRLLAVPGVAEVIPNGGDTRQFQVVADPLRLSSFGVTLDQLMTAVAGSNENTSAGFYVENGQEFLIHGRGRVRESTDIGEIFVAQRGDRPVLVRDVADVRIGAAPTRGTASFNGNPAVVIGIQKQPGANTLALTEKIDEVLADIQTSLPQGMTISANLFRQSDFISVGIGNLGKAIIEGMILVIAIVFAFLLSGRATAITLLAIPLSLAAAVLAMKAAGIGINTMTLGGMAIALGALVDDAIIVVENIVRRLRENAMLSDAERRSTLQVVFAATREIQGSVVFATIIIVLVFLPIFVLSGVEGRLMQPLGFAYVVSLLASLAVAVTITPVLCSLFLPKSKIVREGHESRLSQWLKSRYRPLLEASLPRWKSIGVASVVGTVLTLAALLLAGRAFLPDFNEGSLTVNVTTLPGTSLPQSDALASRVEKILLEQPEVVATGRRTGRAELDPHAQEIYASEIEVTLEMKDRSKQALLSHLRSEFSGISGAQVVIGQPISHRIDHMLSGTRANIAIKLFGNDLYELRRIGKQIEDQVKAVPGAVDVNLEQQSELPFVTVDFDRQAIARYGMTIREASHAIETAFFGSTVSRVLEGNANVNLVVRLPDAARDSVEAMQSLQIATPEGAQVPLSAIAKVTRNRGPNQIGRENVQRRIIVMANVAGRDLNSVVNDARQRIEQNIALPAGYHVEYGGQFESAAAASRTLLMLGSVVIVGIFLLLYLAFSSTRDALLVMLNLPLALLGGVAGVWLGGGVMTVASIIGFITLFGIATRNGVMLIAHIHHLSQEEGVDDPVERVRRGAEERVVPITMTALATALALVPLALSAGEPGSEIQAPMAIVILAGLLSSTVLNMLVLPALYLRYGEFGERTRSGASAQASVRSMDAEPQRR, encoded by the coding sequence ATGATTGGCAAGTTGATCGATTGGTCGCTGCGCAACCGAATCTTCGTGTTGTTCGGTGGTCTGCTGCTGTTGCTCTGGGGCACGTTCGAGGCACGGCGGATGCCGGTCGACGTCTTCCCGGACTTGACCGCTCCTTCTGTCACGGTCGTGACCGAAGCGCATGGCATGGCGCCTGAAGAAGTGGAGACGTTGGTAGCCTTTCCACTGGAGACCGCGCTCAACGGTGCACCGGGCGTGCGCCGGGTACGCTCCACCAATAGCGTTGGTATTGGCGTGGTCACCGTGGAGTTTGACTGGGGAACCGACATCTATCAGGCACGCCAGATCGTGGCCGAGCGGATCGCCACGGTGCGAGGCCAGCTTCCCCCCGATATCCCGGAGCCGACGCTCGCGCCCATCACCTCGATCATGGGCGAGATCATGTTCATCGCCCTGCACTCGGATAAGCACACGCCGATGGAGCTGAAGACCGCGGCGGACTTCGTGCTACGCAGGCGATTGTTGGCGGTACCGGGTGTGGCGGAGGTGATCCCCAATGGCGGAGACACCCGTCAGTTCCAGGTGGTGGCGGATCCGCTTCGCCTTTCATCCTTTGGGGTCACGCTGGATCAGTTGATGACCGCTGTGGCCGGCAGCAACGAGAACACCTCGGCGGGCTTCTATGTCGAGAACGGACAGGAATTCCTCATCCATGGCCGTGGACGGGTTCGTGAGTCCACCGATATCGGCGAGATCTTCGTGGCCCAGCGCGGCGATCGCCCGGTGCTGGTGCGTGATGTGGCCGATGTGCGCATTGGCGCCGCACCGACACGTGGTACCGCCAGCTTCAACGGCAATCCGGCAGTCGTCATCGGCATCCAGAAGCAACCCGGCGCGAATACGCTGGCATTGACGGAAAAGATCGATGAAGTGCTGGCTGACATCCAGACATCGCTGCCACAAGGAATGACGATCAGCGCCAACCTGTTCCGACAGTCCGACTTCATCAGTGTCGGCATCGGCAACCTGGGAAAGGCGATCATCGAAGGCATGATTCTGGTGATCGCCATCGTGTTCGCTTTCCTGTTGAGCGGGCGTGCCACTGCGATCACCTTGCTGGCGATTCCACTCTCACTTGCCGCCGCTGTGCTGGCCATGAAGGCCGCGGGCATCGGCATAAACACCATGACATTGGGCGGCATGGCAATCGCTCTGGGCGCGCTAGTAGATGACGCAATCATCGTGGTCGAAAACATCGTGCGTCGGCTGCGCGAGAACGCGATGCTGTCCGATGCCGAGCGTCGCAGCACGTTGCAAGTGGTCTTTGCCGCGACCCGCGAAATCCAGGGGTCCGTGGTCTTCGCCACCATCATCATCGTGCTGGTGTTCTTGCCGATCTTTGTCCTCAGCGGGGTGGAAGGCCGGTTGATGCAGCCATTGGGCTTCGCCTATGTAGTGTCGCTGCTGGCCTCACTTGCGGTCGCCGTCACGATCACCCCGGTGTTGTGCAGCCTTTTCCTGCCGAAGTCGAAGATCGTGCGCGAAGGGCATGAGTCGCGCCTTTCGCAGTGGCTAAAGAGTCGTTATCGCCCGCTACTTGAGGCCAGCTTGCCGCGTTGGAAATCAATTGGTGTCGCATCCGTGGTTGGAACGGTGCTGACCTTGGCTGCTCTGCTGTTGGCGGGCCGGGCCTTTCTCCCGGACTTCAATGAGGGCAGTTTGACGGTCAACGTGACGACGCTACCGGGCACATCGCTACCGCAATCCGATGCTCTGGCAAGCCGGGTCGAGAAGATCCTGTTGGAGCAGCCGGAGGTGGTGGCCACAGGGCGACGCACCGGGCGTGCGGAACTCGACCCCCATGCGCAGGAAATTTACGCCTCCGAAATCGAGGTGACGCTGGAGATGAAGGATCGCAGCAAGCAAGCGCTGCTTTCGCATCTTCGCAGCGAGTTCTCGGGAATTTCCGGTGCGCAGGTGGTGATTGGTCAACCGATCTCGCATCGCATCGACCATATGCTGTCGGGTACCCGCGCGAATATCGCGATCAAGCTGTTCGGCAACGACCTGTACGAGCTTCGTCGCATTGGCAAGCAGATCGAGGATCAGGTGAAGGCCGTGCCGGGTGCGGTGGACGTGAATTTGGAGCAGCAGTCCGAGCTCCCGTTCGTTACCGTCGATTTTGATCGCCAGGCCATTGCCCGTTACGGCATGACGATACGAGAGGCCAGCCACGCCATTGAAACGGCGTTCTTTGGCAGCACCGTCTCGCGCGTACTGGAAGGCAATGCCAACGTCAATTTGGTCGTGCGTTTGCCCGATGCAGCACGCGACAGCGTTGAAGCCATGCAATCCCTGCAGATCGCCACACCGGAAGGCGCACAAGTGCCGCTGTCAGCCATCGCCAAGGTGACGCGCAACCGGGGGCCAAACCAGATCGGACGGGAGAATGTGCAACGCCGGATCATCGTCATGGCGAACGTGGCTGGGCGGGATCTCAATAGTGTGGTCAATGACGCCCGCCAGCGTATTGAGCAGAACATCGCGTTGCCGGCTGGTTACCACGTGGAGTACGGCGGGCAGTTCGAGAGCGCCGCCGCCGCCTCGCGCACACTACTGATGCTTGGTAGTGTGGTGATTGTCGGCATCTTTCTGTTGCTCTATCTGGCGTTCTCAAGCACGCGCGATGCCTTGCTGGTCATGCTCAACTTGCCGCTGGCGTTGCTAGGCGGTGTCGCGGGTGTGTGGCTAGGCGGTGGCGTGATGACTGTCGCATCGATCATTGGCTTTATCACCTTGTTCGGCATTGCTACGCGCAATGGCGTGATGCTGATTGCCCACATTCACCATCTTTCGCAGGAAGAGGGCGTGGATGACCCAGTTGAACGGGTGCGGCGCGGCGCGGAGGAACGCGTAGTGCCAATCACCATGACCGCGCTGGCCACAGCACTGGCACTCGTGCCGCTTGCGCTGTCGGCTGGTGAGCCGGGCAGCGAGATCCAGGCACCCATGGCGATCGTCATTCTGGCTGGACTGCTCAGTTCGACCGTACTCAACATGCTGGTACTGCCCGCTCTCTACTTGCGTTACGGGGAGTTCGGCGAGCGCACACGTAGCGGTGCCAGTGCGCAGGCGTCCGTCAGAAGCATGGACGCTGAGCCACAGCGCCGCTAA